Proteins encoded in a region of the Solanum dulcamara chromosome 9, daSolDulc1.2, whole genome shotgun sequence genome:
- the LOC129904457 gene encoding ABC transporter G family member 22-like: MEQELDLSKSLDKKEAVIMQNIDEDEIFPAEKNRMFCTRKIESNKKTKTRLITMQSLDSEKESPVHGKSLCRARSFSSHFLINIDEMMNDGDNEKGALISKTSSGKMGIFSFDRSSLSSSSISDDVMLENSQKENNILKSKDQEDEDSCSWRRIQIEPTLRIRLKFQDVKYTVALKGVENSDTEKCILQGVSGSACPGEILALMGPSGGGKTTLLKLLSGKVKNDSGTITFNDLPYNKSLKQRIGFVLQDDVVFPHLTVKETLTYAALLRLPNTLSKEQKKERAIRVINELGLERCQDTIIGGAFVRGVSGGERKRVCIGNEILLNPSLLFLDEPTSGLDSTTALRIMQMLCNIARAGKTVVTTIHQPSSRLFSRFDKLILLGQGSSLYFGKASEAMLYFSSIGCSPLIAMNPAEFLIDLANGNITEKSIPSELEGKLLPGNHHFKSQNEGPSPADVHEYFVGAYESRAANIEKIKLLNHRPIEEDSEVQSWPNSRDSGATWCQQFTILFRRSLKERSHEYFSSLRITQVIATAIIVGLLWWRSDTSSPKRVSDQARMLFFISVFWAFFPLFTAIFTFPQERAMLVKERSVNMYKLSAYFIARITTDLLLDLVLPVTFLVIVYFMVGLKLTFNAFSLTLLTIFLSIIAAQGLGLAIGAAFMDVKKATTFASVILMTFMLSGGFFVQEVPAFMSWVRYISINYYTYRLLLQIQYKSLRNSKYGSVDDSSGVEVGAMLVMVIGYRMLAYFLLRKMKLRTST, translated from the exons ATGGAGCAAGAACTAGATCTCTCCAAGAGCCTTGACAAGAAAGAAGCTGTCATCATGCAGAATATCGACGAGGATGAGATTTTCCCAGCTGAAAAAAACAGGATGTTTTGCACAAGGAAAATAGAAAGCAATAAAAAGACTAAGACACGCTTAATAACGATGCAAAGCCTGGACTCTGAAAAGGAATCACCAGTACATGGAAAATCCTTGTGTCGTGCAAGATCATTTAGTTCTCATTTTCTAATAAACATAGATGAGATGATGAATGATGGTGATAATGAAAAAGGTGCACTTATAAGCAAGACTTCAAGTGGAAAAATGGGAATTTTCTCATTCGATCGATCCTCCCTTTCCTCATCAAGCATCTCTGATGATGTGATGTTAGAAAATTCACAAAAAG AGAATAACATATTGAAATCGAAGGATCAGGAGGATGAAGATTCATGTAGCTGGAGAAGAATTCAAATTGAGCCTACCTTACGTATACGTCTCAAG TTTCAAGATGTGAAGTACACGGTGGCACTGAAGGGAGTGGAGAATTCTGATACAGAAAAGTGCATACTTCAAGGAGTGAGTGGTTCAGCCTGTCCAGGAGAAATTCTCGCTTTGATGGGACCTTCGGGTGGTGGTAAAACAACCTTACTCAAGCTTTTAAGTGGAAAGGTGAAAAATGATAGTGGCACTATTACTTTCAATGACCTGCCCTATAACAAGTCATTGAAACAAAG GATCGGATTTGTACTGCAAGATGATGTTGTTTTTCCCCATCTTACTGTGAAAGAAACCTTAACATATGCTGCTTTGCTTCGTCTTCCTAATACGTTATCTAAAGAGCAGAAAAAAGAGAGAGCTATTAGAGTTATTAATGAGCTTGGCCTAGAAAG GTGCCAAGACACTATAATTGGAGGGGCATTTGTTAGAGGAGTTTCAGGAGGCGAAAGAAAACGAGTATGCATTGGAAATGAAATACTTCTGAATCCATCACTTTTATTCCTAGATGAGCCAACATCTGGTCTGGATTCAACCACAGCACTTCGAATCATGCAGATGTTATGTAACATTGCCAGG GCTGGAAAGACAGTGGTAACAACAATACATCAGCCATCGAGTAGACTATTCAGCAGATTCGATAAGTTGATTCTCTTGGGACAAGGCAGCTCACTGTATTTTGGAAAAGCCTCCGAGGCAATGCTGTATTTCTCTTCAATTGGTTGTTCTCCCCTTATAGCCATGAATCCAGCAGAGTTTTTAATTGATCTTGCGAATGGAAATATAACGGAAAAGTCTATACCTTCAGAACTAGAGGGCAAGCTTTTACCAGGAAACCATCATTTCAAAAGCCAAAATGAAGGACCATCGCCAGCTGATGTTCATGAG TATTTCGTTGGGGCATATGAGTCAAGAGctgccaacatagagaaaataAAGCTCCTGAATCATCGCCCGATAGAAGAAGATTCTGAAGTGCAGAGTTGGCCTAATTCAAGAGATTCTGGTGCAACCTGGTGCCAACAGTTTACAATTCTTTTCAGAAGAAGTCTCAAGGAGCGAAGCCACGAGTATTTCAGTAGTCTTCGGATAACTCAAGTCATAGCAACAGCTATTATTGTTGGCTTACTATGGTGGCGTTCAGATACTTCATCTCCTAAAAGAGTTTCAGATCAGGCAA GGATGCTGTTCTTTATTTCAGTATTTTGGGCTTTCTTTCCCCTATTTACAGCAATCTTCACATTCCCACAAGAAAGGGCTATGTTGGTTAAAGAGAGATCGGTGAATATGTACAAGCTCAGTGCCTATTTCATAGCCAGAATCACCACTGATCTTCTCCTGGACCTAGTGTTGCCTGTAACATTCTTGGTGATTGTCTACTTTATGGTTGGATTGAAGCTGACATTCAATGCATTTTCTTTAACTCTGCTCACAATTTTCCTCAGCATAATTGCTGCTCAG GGCTTAGGTTTGGCTATAGGTGCAGCATTCATGGATGTGAAAAAAGCAACAACTTTTGCTTCTGTTATTCTCATGACATTCATGTTGTCTGGAGGATTCTTTGTCCAG GAAGTTCCAGCATTCATGTCGTGGGTTCGCTATATCTCTATTAACTATTACACATACAGGCTTCTCTTACAGATTCAGTACAAATCCTTGAGAAATTCAAAGTATGGCTCTGTTGATGACTCTAGTGGAGTTGAAGTAGGAGCAATGTTAGTGATGGTTATTGGATATAGGATGTTAGCCTACTTCCTCCTAAGAAAAATGAAACTAAGAACAAGTACATAA